CAGGGTAATGAACTCATCTAGCCACTTAAATTCAGTATAATTATCTGATATTATTATTGGAATTCTCAACGCCTGAGCATATCCTGCACATTCACTTTCTCCTGGACCGATTACCTTTTTCTTATCTTCAATAATACCTCTTGCAAGTATATTTACAGATATATCTTTCTTCCTATCTACTACCTTAAATATGCTCCCATCTTTATGAATGGCTTGATTAATTACACCATAACACTTGCCTGCATTTTTCTTTATTTCAATATCATACACAAATTGTGGAATGATGATTTCCTCAAATAAAAGTTCTAAAACATCCAATCTGTTAACTCTGGCTAAATTAATTAAAATATCTGCATCAGAAATGGCTCCTACGTACCTCATTCTAATAATCCTCTTCTAGGGGATACTCATATCCGAATTGCCCTGGAGTCAGTCCGATAAATTCAAGACTATTTTTCATGTTCTTATATGAAATATTCCCTCTTTCGTAATTACTCTTTACAAATTCTATATATTCTGTAGGTACATACGTTTCTTTTGATGGAATTATCAGTTCAATGCTATAGCCTTCCCGCTTGGTTAGAGATTGGAGTTGCTCCATGTTTTCCAGTGAGCAGATATCTACAAGTTCCTCATATTTGTTAATAGAGCATAAATCAAGTTGGATAAGTCTTTTTAACATAGCCTTATAACTTACTTTAAAATAATTGTGCATTCTAACGATATGCCTTGGTAAAATACTGCATTTATCTACATTAACAATTTTATAAAATACTTCTTTTACATAGTCTTCAGGCATTAAAAATTCAGAAGCAAATACATTTGCTTTCATATCTTCTGCTTTATGCTTTTCATCATCTAAAAGAATCTTTTCTTTTTTCAGGATATCGGCATTATAAATAAGATGATATAATTCATGGGCACCAGTATAACGTTCATGTCCCAAAGTAAAATTACTATTTAAATAGACAATAAACTGTTCCTCAAAATAAGTGCTAAACCCTGATAATTCATCTGTATCCAAGGGCTTTCTTATCAAAAATGCAGCCTCCGATAGAATGTCAAATATATCGGAAAGCCCTTTTCTAGCAAACTTTATTCTCGTTTCTTCTGCTAAGTCTTTAATTTGCAGTCTGAAGGATTCTTCTGGGAGATTCAAATTATTCTTTGGCAATCTTAACACTCCTCCCATAGTGGCTTTCTCTCTTGTGGTTTAAACTCCCCAGCATATATTTTCTTTTGATAAATAAACACCTTTACCATATCCTGAAGTTTTTCTACTTCTTTAATCGTTTTCTCTGAAAAGTTTTTCTTCCTGAATAATGTAACCAAATCATCATCATCTTCAAAAAGGATGTTTATATCTATATTCAGAACTTTGCATAGAGCATTTAACTCCACAGCCGATACAGTCCTGTTGCCGTTTTCTATTTTGCTTAATGTTTCTCTGCTCATATTAACATCTTGTTTAGCAAGTCTCTCTACCACTTCTACTTGGCTTAATCCCCTTGCTTCTCTAACCGCCTTTATTTTTAATCCAATAGGAATATCCTTTGCCATCTTTAAATCCTCCTTTGTAATATTATATTACATTAGTATTTGTTTAGTGTCAATATCTTATCCATTTATGTAATATTTTATTACTATAATATTGAGTTATACGCCATGAATTATTTTATTAATTTTAAAACTTTTACCTCAAATAATTTGATTTCTCGTGTACCTATGGCTATAATGCTTCAAATTTCCGTAAAGGGGTGGCGTAATAATGATAAATCTAGAAGTTTTGAGATTGGAACTAAATTACCTACAACAGATTGTGAATAGGATATTAGGAAATATGGATGCGAGGAAATTAGGTAAAGCAATCACAGCATTAGTCACTTGTTTTCTTAACCCTGCTTCCTATGATTCCTTTTCCCTGTCCCATCTCCAAACAATTGAACAATATCTAAATCAGATTCAGCAAACCCTAGATTTAGATGATTATCAACTCCTGATAAATAATATTCCTACCATTAGAACCTTTATTGAAAAAATAAAAACTGAAATCCCAAAATACTAAAAACATGAGGCTTTGCAGGATATCTAACCTTATCCCCAAAGCCTTTTCTTTTGTCCTAATTTTCCTATTTCCCTTGTCCCTTTTTTATAAATTCGTATAAATCCGTATTATCCATCTTTTCAAAAGCGATAGCCTTTTCAATATTAGTTAAAACTACCTGTTTGCTCTTGATTTCACCAATCAAAGTATACCGAAAGTCATCATTGTATGCAATAATAAAATCCTCTATTCCTTTATCTATTTCCATAGACTGTAACTGTTTCAGGATGCTATCTCTATTTAATTCATATTTATCAACCAATTCGGCACATTCAATTATTACCTTATTCATATTACCATATCTCCTCTTCCACATATTACATATCTTATTATATTATATGAAATTACTATCTCTAAATCAAATTAGAATAAATCTTTGTGATTTCCTCTATAACTATACTTAACCCTTATTCCTTCTACTTCTTAATATACTGTTAAACAAATGCAATATCAAATTTCCCATCTTTATATTGATATACTTTATCTGAGACCTTATTCGGGTCTTTATCTACCATAATTAGTGATTCCATAATTTTTATATATTCAGGTTGATATTTAGCCACAACTAACGCAGTTGAAGAAGGAATTGCAAAGAGATAATCCTTCCCTACTTTCCTTTTTATCTGTTTTTGTAATGAATCACTAAGTAAAAATGATGCATTATAATCAGTAGAATATCGCAAGCAAAATATATTGAGCGTATCATCCAGTCGTACCAGTATGTTAGAAAGTTTATTTAGGTTCTCCCATGCTCTCTTTTTTATTTTATCAAAATCCACATCATCACTTTCCAGCACAAATCTAAACACTTCCCCTTCGTCTGATACATATAGTGTATCTATATCGGTAAAGGCTTGCTCCCTACAAAACCTTAAATCCTTTTCGCCTTTCCCGAAATCCCTACTTTTAAGCAAAGGAAATACATTATTATAATCAACCTTAAATTTATATTGATTCAATACCTCGTATGCAATATCTATATATAACTTCTTTACACTTTCATAATCCGCAACCTGATATTCTTTGTACATGCTTGCAATCGGTAATTCTGCATGGGTTACCCCTGTACCCAAGCGAATATATTTTTCTTTTACTTCCACCTCGGGAAATTCCATCTTAAAATCTCTTGTAATTTTTTCTGTAAACTCCTCAATTCTAAGCACATTATCCCTCCTTAAATCATATTCCCTTAATCCTTAATCTTGATAAACCAAAAGGCATACCTTCCTTTACGTTTAATTCCAGTTATGAAACTGGCCGTAAAGGAGATATGCCTCCATTAGTGTTTTTTCTTCTATAAAATAACTATTCTACGATATATTATTTCTTCTACTTGATTTGAAATATCGTGCTTTTCTAAATAATCTTCCACGTCTTGAACTATCCAAATGCTCTCAGAAGCCTCTTTTAATATGCTTCTGTCCATTGATGGTATGTAGGTGAATATATCTTCTACAGTGCCATCCATAAAAATTTGTGTGCAACATGTAGTTTGGGGTCCTAAGTACATTCCACGCCTAAAGTATCCTTCTGTGTAAGGAACATTTCCTTTGTTATATAATTGTCCTTTACCATGAGCATGAAGTCCCCATATTCCCCCTATATATTTAACATCCCCATTTTTATAGGGTATCGCTACAGTTGGAACCACTCCTCCATAAAACTCTTTGTTAAACTTTCTGCATGCTAGAAAAAATTCTAACTGCTCATCTGTTACTTTAATACTAAGACCATTCCTACGTTTTGCACAGTCGCCTGATAATACTTTGTTAATCCCTAGCACCTTATCACCTATTTTTTCTTTCATCATCTAAATCTCTCCTTTTAAAAATACTATGTTTTCAATTAATATGGAGTCAATACCCTCCATATGTACTTTCTGTTAAAGGAAAGTTGATTACATAAATAGGTCAAGGTCGCTATGGATATAAGTTTGCTCTAACTTGTCGAGACCGTGAAAGATTTAGTTATCAAGGTTCTTAGTTTCTTTTGTATATACAGTAACAAGAAAATATTACCATAGTATTCTATGGTATGCAAGTCTCTAGGGGGTATTTGTTGTTAACTTGTAATATTTTGAAATAATGGATTATACATTTGCAAATGCAACGCTACCCCTTTTACCCTTAGAACCTATGATTCCCTCATAATCCCGTATTATGTCATTTTCCTTGCATTGTTTTCTCTATTTCTTCAACTAACTCACTTTCAACAAGTTCTAAATTTGTCTTACCAATATAACCAAATTTAATATTTTTATTTCTTATATGGTTTATAAATCTATAGTAAGTTCCATGATTCATATAGCCAGTAAAGAAGAAAATAAAATCAATATTTTTTAAAGTATTAATATCAAAGTTCTCATTGAACCCATCTATTGTTAAAATCTGAGGATATTGCTCTTTAATTTTCCTTCTCCATTCAGTAGCACCTCCAACAATTAGAATTCTATATTCTTCTAGGTATTCATTTAGCGTTTTTACCTGTTTTTGCGGAGTATATTCATTTTTAATAGAGAATAGCATTTCTCTCAATTTATTAATTTCATCATTGTAGACTGCTTTCTTCTCTGTTCTTAGTTCTTTTTCTAAATCTTTAATCTTCTTATTCAGTTGATTAATTAATTTTTCATATCGTTTCTTTACCTTATTAATTTCAGATATTTGGCTGTTTTTAGTTAAATTAATCTCTTGATTTAAAGACTCTATTTCCTCATTTAATCTCTGATTTTCCTTTTGTAATTTATCATTATTGTTTTCAAGCATCTCTAAATTTAGGTATAGGGTTTCTTTATTATTCTTAAAAAATGTTTCTTTTACGTCTTTATAGGCTTTTAGTAGGGATTGTATAATAATTCCGTTAATAAGGACGTTTGTTGTACGTTCTAAATTTTTATCAGAATAAAGTAGCAAATAAGCCGTAATTATTTTGTCAATATCCTCCTCATTTAGCACAATATCGCTTAGTAGTGCACTAATACTCATTCTTTCAAACTCAAATATAAGGGACATTATTGTCTGGTACTTTTTAATTTCTTCATCCTGTGCATTAAAAATATCTTCAAATCCCCTCCACCTGCCCTTATTTGCTTCAATCCTCGACTTAATACTGTCAATAGTTTCCCGTTTAGAATTTATTAACGGCTCGATGTCTTTAACAGTAAAAGATTCTGTCTGCATTATTTTCATTGTATCAATATAAGAATCTACAAACTCCTTCTGCATATTATCTTTTATTTTATGATTTAATTTCAATACAGCATAAAATATAATATTCTCATATGCCTTATACTCAGTAGGCGTTTTGACTGTATCGCGTAATTCTAGCAGCATCATAGCCACATCTATGAATTGGTTCCTGCTTAAACTGGAATATATTGTAGGATAATGTTTTGCTATTAAATTCATTACCTTAGAGCATACAGATGCATCTTCCTCCGCGGCTAAAATAATTCCCAATGCTTTTTTAGCATAAAATTCTCTTTCTATCCCTGCCATAGTAATAGCCACATGATGGTACGCATTGGATTCTTTTGCCTTCCTGTAGAAATTATATTTATCAGTTTCATAAATAGTTTCTATTTCTTTTTTCATCTCTTCTTTATATATAAATGCTGCTGAAACATGTGCCAAGATTCCATTATATGCTCTAGCATCTTTTTCAATATCTACTACTTCACTTATTAACATTTTAACCTCCCAAAATCTTTATGTACTAATAATTTGCCTTTAGAAAATAAAAGTACGGTAAATACACCCAATTCCTTGTGTCAAATTAACTCCCACTTTTTAAATTGCTACCTAAACCCAATATTTCTCCTACTCAGTAGGTTCTATAATTTCTAATTTAAAATTCCATCCTTCACAAGACATCATCATTCTACCTAGTTCTTCCAGACTATATTCCTGTCCGTCTATAATAAATTTTGGTGTTCTATCGTCGTATCTATCATCCCATTCAATACGCCCTTCTACTAGATTCTCTTTAAAAGAGATAAGTTCATATCCTTGGAATACTTCTCTTTTTATGTACTTTTGTGATAATCCTTTTTTTATCTTTTCATAAAGCCTCTTTAAAGCATCATTTGAATCTTCTTCAAACTCTTGATGTATTTCAAAGGAATATCCTACTTTATCTTCCTCAATAAATTCTATAGTCTCCCAACATATACCTGTGGGGTGAATCTTCTTTCCTATTTGAAAGCAGTGGTCTATACCATCACAATCTTTAAAAATTGCTTCATTTTCAAAATCCTTATAGTCTTCAACTCCGAGCATATCGGCCATATATCTGTTGTAGCAATCTTCACATATAGACTGAGACGGCTCACCTTCTTTTATAGTTAAAACTACCATGCCATACCCGCTAGAGTCTTTTCCACACCATTGACACCTTTCCATAGACCTTCTCCTTAGTTATTAATTCTTTATTACTTTAGTTTAAAAACGGCAATATAATCGCTTTTAAATCTTTCTTTGTCTTTTTCAGAAACCTTCATAAAACATTTATCTTTACCTTTTTCATAAGAAACGTGAGGACTTAAAAGTGAATCATTTTGTCTTGAATAATGTACTAAACGGTTGCTTATATAATTTAAAGGTGAATATCCTTTCTTGTTCTCACTATTCATGAAGGCTGAATCTAATCGTTCCAGCAAATCTTTCTCATTATCTTTTATATAATCATAGAAGTCCAGAACCGTAAATTCATCTAGTCCCATTTTATTTATTACTAATTCTATTTTTTCATTAGAAATTTGTATTTTAACATCCTTATTCTCGTTTTTTGCATACATTTGTGCTTTATATCTTTTAAATAAATTACCTCCAATTATCTTTCTATCACTTCCAAAAGCCCAATAATCAATGCTGCTGATTTCCCACGGATAATACTCATTTCTTCTCTTTAATTGGTCCAAAACAGTATCCCCTAAATCTACCTTGCTCTTTTCAATAGAAACAAATGCAATCGGGATATCTTTACTTATGGCATATTGTTTTACATCATGCCAATTATGCTTATACTTATTTCCACCATTTGTATAATTAAGCATAACTAACAGTCCAAAACTAATCCCGTCATAATCTTCTGTATTCCCGATATAAGAAGCAATTGAATCTATCTTCTCCAAATATTTAGATACTAACGTTTCAACCTCAACTACTATAAATGGTTTATCACCTTTGCATAATATGATATCTGCATTCTTTTGTCCTTTTCTTCCCTTACCTACAAAAGGTGAAGGGACACCATCCAACACAGAATGGTCAGGGGACTTTTTAATCCATTCGCTTGACAAAAATCCAATAATAGAACTATGGGAATTGCCATACATACTAGTGATAATATCCCAATTAAATTCCTTAATAATGTTTTCTATAAAAAGAGAATTCATATATTATCATCCCTGTCCTTATTATATTTAGTAATAACCATTTACTTCATGGCTTCTTCTATATGATAAAGTATTTTACTCAATAAATAGTCTGCTGTGATACCTTTTTCTATGTAGTCTGGCTCCGTTGCAATTGTTATGATTTTAGCCTGACGAATCAAATGATAAAAGACTTCTTTCTTATTGGGATTGATAGACTTGGCGGTTCGAAAAAAATCTAAATCAATATCTAATATGTAATTTGGGTGATAATCTACAGGAATCTCATTAAGACAAATAGATAAATCATCATCTTCAATACAATTATCCGATAGAATTCGTTCATAGTTATTATCCTGAGCCATTCCCAAATACTTATTATAAAAGTCTTTAGGTATATAGTAAATTTTATCATTTTCAGGGTCGTATTTATCATCAACACATTCAAAACTTATAACAAAAGCCTTCGATATAATACCTTTTTTCGTAGCAAAATCAATATGTTCATCATTGTTTAATTTCTTTATAAATGATAAATCATCGATATTAGAATCCTGAAGCATATCAATAGCCATTTGATTGGCTTTATCAAAGTCATAAGTATGTCCTGTATTTTCACATTTGTCACAGCAATAATATCTAAATGCTAGTAAAGTATCTGTATGCTGGTCCAGTGTAATAAGCACTGGCGGAAATAGTTCCCTCTTATAATAATCTATCCAATGCTTTAAAACATACTGATGTTGCTCTTCTATAAATACTTTTTTACCTTTTATATTTTTATATATAATAATCCCCCTCCCATTGATAAATTCTAGTAATAATAATCTTCTTTATATTTTCAAGAAAAATTTCATCTGGGTACCACGCTTCCGTATACGGTATATAAACTTCCCTATAACCCACTTCAGTTCTTGCTGCACCATTTTCAATGAGATTGCAATATAATTCTTTCTTCAAAATCAAGTAAACAACTTTGTTTTGAAATTGAGTTGGATGTAAAAAATAATATTTATCCAAAGTATCATAAATAATATCTTCTTCTTTATTCCTTAGGTCAAATAAACAAATATAGCCTCTTTTCCTTCCATAACTATTCTCAGATTGTGAGTATGAGTAC
The sequence above is drawn from the Proteiniborus ethanoligenes genome and encodes:
- a CDS encoding DUF7686 domain-containing protein; the protein is MERCQWCGKDSSGYGMVVLTIKEGEPSQSICEDCYNRYMADMLGVEDYKDFENEAIFKDCDGIDHCFQIGKKIHPTGICWETIEFIEEDKVGYSFEIHQEFEEDSNDALKRLYEKIKKGLSQKYIKREVFQGYELISFKENLVEGRIEWDDRYDDRTPKFIIDGQEYSLEELGRMMMSCEGWNFKLEIIEPTE
- a CDS encoding DUF1444 family protein; its protein translation is MLRIEEFTEKITRDFKMEFPEVEVKEKYIRLGTGVTHAELPIASMYKEYQVADYESVKKLYIDIAYEVLNQYKFKVDYNNVFPLLKSRDFGKGEKDLRFCREQAFTDIDTLYVSDEGEVFRFVLESDDVDFDKIKKRAWENLNKLSNILVRLDDTLNIFCLRYSTDYNASFLLSDSLQKQIKRKVGKDYLFAIPSSTALVVAKYQPEYIKIMESLIMVDKDPNKVSDKVYQYKDGKFDIAFV
- a CDS encoding ImmA/IrrE family metallo-endopeptidase — encoded protein: MPKNNLNLPEESFRLQIKDLAEETRIKFARKGLSDIFDILSEAAFLIRKPLDTDELSGFSTYFEEQFIVYLNSNFTLGHERYTGAHELYHLIYNADILKKEKILLDDEKHKAEDMKANVFASEFLMPEDYVKEVFYKIVNVDKCSILPRHIVRMHNYFKVSYKAMLKRLIQLDLCSINKYEELVDICSLENMEQLQSLTKREGYSIELIIPSKETYVPTEYIEFVKSNYERGNISYKNMKNSLEFIGLTPGQFGYEYPLEEDY
- a CDS encoding UPF0489 family protein, with protein sequence MNGRGIIIYKNIKGKKVFIEEQHQYVLKHWIDYYKRELFPPVLITLDQHTDTLLAFRYYCCDKCENTGHTYDFDKANQMAIDMLQDSNIDDLSFIKKLNNDEHIDFATKKGIISKAFVISFECVDDKYDPENDKIYYIPKDFYNKYLGMAQDNNYERILSDNCIEDDDLSICLNEIPVDYHPNYILDIDLDFFRTAKSINPNKKEVFYHLIRQAKIITIATEPDYIEKGITADYLLSKILYHIEEAMK
- a CDS encoding helix-turn-helix domain-containing protein, which codes for MAKDIPIGLKIKAVREARGLSQVEVVERLAKQDVNMSRETLSKIENGNRTVSAVELNALCKVLNIDINILFEDDDDLVTLFRKKNFSEKTIKEVEKLQDMVKVFIYQKKIYAGEFKPQERKPLWEEC